Proteins encoded in a region of the Methanofollis tationis genome:
- a CDS encoding DUF2117 domain-containing protein, whose protein sequence is MISGDRPVMVVHGPEPFDRGDVGRLLDALGPCRVLVSGVMGRTAAEESGVACEYCGVPPSMVFAHLSGPAFLLNRGKTPESGRVFGEIVAGRLKGGPVHLECSSETVFCWNGGDQALAGDLARTLGYGIVEATAAARPRGAFRTIRGCLPGEPVCVNGIVIGRATATEVLLRDAGGGIEAVSGLDVKPHGLEKLHRTGRIDLAAAWCKSGHIRQKAPAQVTAPGKSGRVVLLDHCAHRFYDLVTPATCGVLAIGDDTTSVAGHIAGHLGIPVLGVTDGDPDGVVGGAFPAGSLVLEAVAGRDDEIGLMIAGLIPDHETAWSAWVEGVLEAMGDGVRPALDLR, encoded by the coding sequence ATGATATCAGGTGACAGGCCCGTCATGGTCGTCCACGGCCCCGAACCCTTCGACAGGGGAGACGTAGGCCGCCTGCTGGACGCCCTCGGACCGTGCCGGGTTCTTGTCTCAGGGGTGATGGGACGGACCGCAGCCGAAGAGTCGGGAGTCGCCTGCGAATATTGCGGCGTCCCCCCGAGCATGGTCTTTGCCCATCTCAGCGGACCCGCCTTCCTCCTCAACCGGGGTAAGACGCCCGAGTCGGGAAGGGTCTTCGGCGAGATCGTGGCCGGGAGACTGAAAGGTGGCCCGGTCCATCTCGAATGCTCCTCTGAAACGGTCTTCTGCTGGAACGGCGGCGATCAGGCGCTCGCCGGAGACCTGGCCCGGACGCTCGGCTACGGGATCGTCGAGGCCACTGCGGCGGCCCGGCCCCGCGGGGCCTTCAGGACGATACGCGGGTGCCTGCCCGGCGAACCGGTCTGCGTGAACGGGATCGTGATCGGCAGGGCGACGGCGACAGAGGTCCTCCTCCGTGATGCCGGGGGAGGGATCGAGGCGGTATCAGGGCTGGACGTCAAGCCCCACGGCCTTGAAAAACTCCACCGGACCGGCCGGATCGATCTCGCCGCCGCATGGTGCAAGAGCGGCCATATCAGGCAGAAGGCCCCGGCGCAGGTGACCGCCCCGGGAAAGAGCGGCAGGGTCGTCCTCCTCGACCACTGCGCCCACCGCTTCTATGACCTGGTGACACCGGCCACCTGCGGCGTTCTGGCGATCGGCGACGATACCACCTCCGTCGCCGGGCATATCGCCGGCCACCTCGGCATCCCGGTCCTGGGGGTCACCGACGGGGATCCTGACGGCGTGGTTGGCGGGGCGTTTCCCGCAGGATCGCTCGTCCTGGAGGCGGTCGCCGGGCGCGACGACGAGATCGGCCTTATGATCGCAGGGCTGATCCCCGACCATGAGACGGCGTGGTCTGCCTGGGTGGAAGGCGTGCTGGAGGCGATGGGGGACGGGGTCCGCCCGGCCCTCGATCTCAGGTGA
- the serA gene encoding phosphoglycerate dehydrogenase: protein MGFRLKFKVLVSDPLAEEGIEILRETCDVDVRTDLTEEQLIDVIKDYDAILVRSGTEVTAAVIEAGTNLKFIGRAGAGVDNIDTEAATRRGIPVANAPSGNTMAATEHTIAMMLSMARNIPQATASLKKKEWKRSKFMGVELNEKTLGIMGLGRIGREIAKRVIAMDMKVVGYDPFITKENAAQMGVELMDADELVKVADFITVHTPLTPETKHLINAARIATMKDGVRLINCARGGIIDEKAMYDGLVSGKIAGAALDVFENEPPFDSPLLTLDNVIVTPHLGASTVEAQKNVAVSVAKQCLAVFAGEPAKYAVNVPMVPPDQQELMEPYAVLGEKMGRLLVQLIEGRMEAVEVIYGGDLSKNRFTRYITRSILKGLLDPILREPVNFVNAEYVTRERGIRVAETVTEAAQGFKNLITLRVKTDTMEETVSGTVFSKDRIRITSIGGYTMDMVPEGRVIISRHLDKPGVIGRASTILGEAEINIAGMQVGRVKRGEEAIMVLNVDAEVPQAVMEEIRTKVGIFSAKFAKL, encoded by the coding sequence ATGGGGTTTAGATTGAAATTCAAAGTCCTTGTCAGCGATCCGCTGGCTGAAGAAGGCATAGAGATCCTCAGGGAGACGTGCGACGTCGACGTCCGCACAGATCTCACCGAAGAGCAGTTGATCGATGTCATCAAGGATTATGACGCAATCCTGGTCAGGAGCGGAACCGAGGTCACGGCGGCGGTGATCGAAGCAGGAACGAACCTGAAGTTTATCGGGCGCGCAGGGGCCGGCGTCGACAATATCGATACCGAGGCCGCAACCCGCCGCGGCATCCCGGTGGCGAACGCCCCCTCGGGAAACACGATGGCGGCGACCGAGCACACGATCGCCATGATGCTCTCGATGGCCAGGAACATCCCGCAGGCGACGGCGTCCCTGAAGAAGAAGGAGTGGAAGCGCTCGAAGTTCATGGGGGTCGAACTGAACGAGAAGACCCTCGGGATCATGGGCCTCGGGCGGATCGGCCGGGAGATTGCGAAGCGGGTGATCGCCATGGACATGAAGGTGGTGGGCTACGATCCCTTCATCACCAAGGAGAACGCCGCCCAGATGGGGGTCGAGCTGATGGATGCGGACGAGCTGGTGAAGGTCGCCGATTTCATCACGGTGCACACCCCGCTGACGCCTGAGACAAAGCACCTGATCAACGCGGCGCGGATCGCCACGATGAAGGACGGCGTCAGGCTGATCAACTGCGCTCGCGGCGGGATCATCGACGAGAAAGCGATGTACGACGGCCTGGTCTCCGGGAAGATCGCGGGCGCTGCCCTCGACGTCTTTGAGAACGAACCACCCTTCGATTCGCCGCTGCTGACGCTCGACAACGTGATCGTGACCCCGCACCTGGGGGCGAGCACGGTGGAGGCGCAGAAGAACGTCGCCGTCTCGGTCGCAAAGCAGTGCCTTGCCGTCTTCGCCGGGGAGCCTGCGAAGTACGCGGTGAACGTCCCGATGGTCCCGCCCGACCAGCAGGAACTGATGGAGCCCTACGCCGTCCTCGGCGAGAAGATGGGCAGGCTGCTCGTCCAGCTCATCGAGGGCAGGATGGAGGCAGTCGAGGTCATCTATGGCGGAGATCTCTCGAAGAACCGCTTCACCCGCTACATCACCCGTAGCATCCTGAAAGGGCTGCTCGACCCGATCCTGCGCGAGCCGGTGAACTTCGTGAACGCGGAGTATGTCACCAGGGAGCGGGGGATCAGGGTTGCAGAAACCGTCACCGAGGCGGCGCAGGGCTTTAAGAACCTGATCACCCTCAGGGTGAAGACTGACACGATGGAAGAGACCGTATCCGGCACCGTCTTCTCGAAGGACCGGATCAGGATCACCTCGATCGGCGGCTACACGATGGACATGGTTCCGGAGGGGCGCGTGATCATCTCCCGCCACCTCGACAAGCCCGGCGTGATCGGGAGGGCGTCCACGATCCTGGGCGAGGCCGAGATCAACATCGCCGGCATGCAGGTCGGCCGGGTCAAGCGCGGCGAGGAGGCAATCATGGTCCTGAACGTGGACGCCGAGGTTCCCCAGGCGGTCATGGAAGAGATCAGGACGAAGGTCGGGATCTTCTCCGCAAAGTTTGCAAAACTCTGA
- a CDS encoding P-loop domain-containing protein has product MGREGWMGAIGQIIAEAGEAIDRRRLREGTNAYCVHSPDGASLQFAMPLLVRRPLPDGIDARGADGAVWAIIEAVKGAACTDTRLRPLGALDTERPARYAGGIEPVTLVHSDAAIGSELWKPDEENMFLPDGLHCTARGAVPYPGPPEGRAIREISETVAALAEGIGEVMRRLPVGDLAAAATLSLDQKLLRAHLPSMGLVCFIGDGTLPARSYTRFRQHHRVAGPKEGVHIPFLCPEGIGPIEIELPASGRRITGLGIRRREVLAIAGSNAQGKTTLLNAIRAGEDDHAAGDGRELVVTVRGARTAEAGGQHLSSADVSLFFGSLPPGMSGTPKAAFGQGSGSMTMAVQVGAAAREGAPLLLIDEDRAAANLLVRSTLQEEDVTPLAEILAKRRDAIGETACIVATSSLDSLIARADRIMVLRGHGAGAIAPAAFRAAYLEYLEQCTQMAEKEQGR; this is encoded by the coding sequence ATGGGCAGAGAGGGCTGGATGGGGGCAATAGGGCAGATCATTGCAGAGGCGGGAGAGGCCATCGATCGACGGCGCCTCCGCGAGGGCACAAACGCCTACTGTGTCCACTCCCCTGACGGCGCATCCCTCCAGTTCGCCATGCCGCTCCTCGTCCGGCGCCCCCTGCCGGACGGGATCGATGCGCGAGGCGCGGACGGCGCGGTCTGGGCGATCATCGAGGCGGTGAAGGGGGCCGCCTGCACCGATACGCGCCTGCGCCCTCTCGGCGCCCTCGACACGGAGCGGCCAGCGCGCTATGCAGGCGGGATCGAGCCGGTCACCCTGGTCCACTCCGACGCCGCGATCGGATCAGAGCTCTGGAAGCCGGACGAGGAGAACATGTTTTTGCCCGACGGACTGCACTGCACCGCCCGCGGGGCCGTCCCCTATCCGGGGCCGCCCGAGGGGAGAGCGATCAGAGAGATCTCCGAGACGGTGGCGGCCCTTGCTGAGGGGATCGGGGAGGTGATGCGCCGCCTTCCCGTAGGCGACCTCGCCGCCGCCGCAACACTCTCCCTCGACCAGAAACTCCTCAGAGCGCACCTGCCCTCGATGGGACTCGTCTGCTTTATCGGCGACGGCACGCTCCCGGCACGATCGTACACCCGCTTCCGCCAGCACCACCGCGTGGCCGGCCCAAAGGAGGGGGTGCATATCCCCTTCCTCTGCCCTGAAGGGATCGGACCGATCGAGATCGAGCTCCCGGCAAGCGGCAGGAGGATCACGGGCCTCGGGATACGGCGGCGCGAGGTGCTCGCCATCGCGGGCTCGAACGCGCAGGGGAAGACCACCCTCCTCAACGCCATCCGCGCCGGCGAGGACGACCACGCCGCAGGAGACGGTCGCGAACTGGTCGTCACGGTCAGGGGCGCACGCACGGCCGAGGCGGGCGGGCAGCACCTCAGCAGCGCCGATGTGAGCCTCTTTTTTGGAAGCCTGCCGCCGGGCATGAGCGGGACACCGAAAGCAGCATTCGGTCAGGGGAGTGGCTCGATGACAATGGCCGTGCAGGTGGGGGCGGCCGCGCGGGAGGGGGCGCCGCTCCTGCTCATCGATGAGGACCGGGCGGCGGCAAACCTGCTGGTCAGGAGCACCCTGCAGGAGGAGGACGTAACACCCCTGGCGGAGATTCTGGCCAAGCGGCGGGATGCCATCGGCGAGACCGCCTGCATCGTTGCCACCTCGTCGCTGGACTCCCTGATCGCCCGAGCCGACCGGATCATGGTGCTGCGAGGGCACGGCGCCGGGGCGATCGCTCCTGCGGCCTTCAGGGCGGCATATCTGGAATATCTCGAACAATGCACTCAGATGGCCGAGAAAGAGCAGGGGCGGTGA
- a CDS encoding ATP-dependent DNA ligase, whose product MDFAEFSRICEEIEGISGRLEMIDVIAGVLSSLSNDELPVFVRFVMGRVFPDWSPLKLGIGPNLLYEAVGYVAGRKKAAVVAAVNETGDVGLAVERLLATKSQTSFFTEPLTLTGVYADCTRIATTDGTRSQREKLRIIEGLLGNAGALEGRYLSRLLLEELRIGVGEGNVRDAVARAFAVDVSLVAHAHQALNDLGEVALLARQGEEALRAVRIEPFRPVKMMLAQQGTIGEMVADHGAVAVEYKYDGTRFQFHKVGKECRMYSRKLEDVTAAVPDVIEALDRAIPHDVIVDGEVIAVKDGRPRPFQFVLQRFRRKHEVEEAIGRVDLVPHLFDILYLDGETIIDRPFFERRKILEETASAYLAPQWVSDDVSRLEEIYADALDAGHEGVMLKTLDAAYTPGVRGKNWIKIKPAVDTLDLAVIGAEWGEGRRARLFGSFLLACQQEGELLPVGKVATGLSDESLAAIYDLLKDLVIAEKGKEVVLEPAVVFEVGYAEVQKSPTYASGYALRFPRFVRVREDKGVDEVETVDGMLERYERQLKFV is encoded by the coding sequence ATGGACTTTGCAGAGTTCTCCAGGATCTGCGAGGAGATCGAGGGGATCAGCGGGAGGCTTGAGATGATCGATGTCATCGCTGGAGTCCTGTCCTCACTCTCAAACGACGAGCTCCCGGTCTTCGTCAGGTTCGTGATGGGGCGGGTCTTCCCTGACTGGAGCCCGTTGAAACTCGGGATCGGGCCGAACCTCCTGTACGAGGCGGTCGGGTATGTCGCCGGCAGGAAGAAGGCGGCGGTGGTCGCCGCCGTCAACGAGACCGGGGACGTCGGTCTCGCCGTCGAGCGTCTGCTGGCGACGAAATCTCAGACCTCATTCTTCACAGAACCCCTGACGCTCACCGGCGTCTATGCCGACTGCACGCGGATCGCTACGACCGACGGAACCCGTTCGCAGCGGGAGAAACTCAGGATCATCGAGGGGCTGCTCGGAAACGCGGGGGCGCTCGAGGGGCGCTACCTCTCCCGCCTCCTCCTTGAAGAGCTGCGCATCGGCGTCGGGGAAGGGAATGTCAGGGACGCCGTCGCCCGCGCCTTTGCCGTGGACGTATCCCTGGTCGCCCACGCCCACCAGGCCTTAAACGACCTCGGCGAGGTCGCCCTCCTTGCCCGGCAGGGTGAAGAGGCGCTGCGCGCGGTGCGGATCGAGCCCTTCCGCCCGGTAAAGATGATGCTCGCCCAGCAGGGGACGATCGGCGAGATGGTGGCCGATCACGGGGCCGTGGCCGTCGAGTACAAGTACGACGGCACCCGCTTCCAGTTCCACAAGGTCGGGAAGGAGTGCAGGATGTACTCCAGAAAACTTGAGGACGTCACCGCGGCGGTCCCCGACGTTATCGAGGCCCTGGACCGGGCGATCCCGCACGACGTGATCGTCGACGGCGAGGTGATCGCCGTGAAAGACGGGCGCCCGCGCCCGTTCCAGTTTGTTCTCCAGCGTTTCCGGCGGAAACACGAGGTCGAGGAGGCGATCGGAAGGGTCGACCTCGTTCCGCATCTCTTCGACATCCTGTACCTCGACGGCGAGACCATCATCGACCGGCCCTTCTTCGAGCGCCGGAAGATCTTAGAAGAGACGGCATCGGCATACCTTGCCCCGCAGTGGGTGAGCGACGACGTCTCACGCCTGGAGGAGATCTATGCCGACGCCCTGGACGCCGGGCATGAAGGCGTGATGCTCAAGACCCTCGACGCCGCCTATACGCCTGGCGTGCGGGGAAAAAACTGGATCAAGATCAAACCGGCCGTCGACACCCTTGACCTGGCCGTTATCGGGGCAGAGTGGGGCGAGGGCCGCCGCGCCCGCCTCTTCGGTTCGTTCCTGCTCGCATGCCAGCAGGAGGGCGAACTCCTCCCGGTCGGCAAGGTGGCGACCGGCCTTTCAGACGAGAGCCTGGCTGCAATCTACGACCTCCTCAAAGACCTTGTCATCGCCGAGAAGGGCAAGGAGGTGGTCCTCGAACCAGCGGTCGTCTTTGAGGTCGGGTATGCAGAGGTCCAGAAGAGCCCCACCTATGCGAGCGGCTATGCCCTCAGGTTCCCGCGGTTTGTCAGGGTCAGGGAGGATAAGGGTGTGGACGAGGTGGAGACGGTGGACGGGATGCTGGAGAGGTACGAGCGCCAGCTCAAATTCGTATGA
- a CDS encoding MBL fold metallo-hydrolase — translation MKITSLASGSKGNCIYVEGDEGALLVDAGLTAKEIKKRLSDAGGDEGRIRGIMVTHEHIDHIRGVDVLARRLGVPVVGTAGTLGAFSSARTSSKPVDLIRAFPGEALDLGGFSVTPFLTAHDAAEPCGYRLAEGDVSLGCCLDTGIVTPGIERVLARCDAVVLESNHCPQMLEEGPYPEFLKKRIRSKHGHLSNAAAATCLRDIGGNLTAVVLAHLSEVNNTRDKALHSAEDGLCLFLDGIDLVVGTQDRVSATVRI, via the coding sequence ATGAAGATCACCAGCCTTGCGAGCGGGAGCAAGGGAAACTGCATCTATGTCGAAGGGGATGAGGGAGCGCTCCTCGTCGACGCCGGGCTCACGGCAAAGGAGATTAAAAAACGCCTCTCTGACGCCGGGGGCGACGAAGGCCGCATCAGGGGGATCATGGTCACCCACGAGCACATCGACCACATCAGGGGCGTCGACGTCCTGGCCCGCCGTCTCGGCGTCCCGGTCGTCGGGACCGCAGGGACACTGGGGGCGTTTTCCTCGGCCCGTACGTCCTCAAAGCCGGTGGACCTGATCCGCGCCTTTCCTGGCGAGGCGCTGGACCTCGGCGGCTTCTCGGTCACCCCCTTCCTGACGGCCCACGACGCCGCCGAGCCCTGCGGCTACCGGCTCGCGGAAGGAGACGTCAGCCTCGGGTGCTGCCTGGATACCGGCATCGTCACCCCGGGGATCGAGCGGGTGCTCGCCCGTTGCGACGCCGTCGTCCTTGAGAGCAACCACTGTCCGCAGATGCTGGAGGAGGGGCCCTATCCGGAATTTCTCAAAAAACGGATCCGCTCGAAGCACGGCCACCTCTCCAACGCCGCCGCCGCCACCTGCCTGAGGGACATCGGCGGGAACCTCACGGCCGTCGTGCTCGCCCACCTCTCCGAGGTGAACAACACCCGGGATAAGGCGCTTCACTCTGCAGAAGACGGCCTCTGCCTCTTCCTCGACGGCATCGATCTCGTCGTCGGCACCCAGGATCGGGTCTCGGCAACGGTGAGGATCTGA
- a CDS encoding YgiQ family radical SAM protein, which yields MIPQPAFLPMTPEEAKALGISEFDVILISGDAYVDHPSFGTAVIGRVLWEAGYTVGIIAQPDWTRPEDFLRLGRPRLFFGISSGNVDSMVNAFTPNKKRRSSDAYSPGGKLKRPERAVIVYANKVRSLFPGTPIVIGGIEASLRRFAHYDYWSESVRGSILADAPADVLVYGMGERQMEEIAARCAAGQSLRGIRGTAVGIPPAEWREIDQSGYAVIPGFPGVRESPEAYARAFALHAAEQDPVRGKTVVQTHPKTVIVQYPPALPLSPAELDRVYELPYARAAHPSYREPVPALEPVRFSITTHRGCFGSCSFCALTHHQGRIIQSRSQASIVAEARRLARMRGFGGTIQDVGGPTADMYGLFCPQWETKGACPDRRCSPECPNLQTSHARQVRLLRELREIPGVKRVFIASGIRFDLALADDAGYLEEVCAHHVSGHLKVAPEHVAAGVTRLMNKPGREIFDRFRERYAEASRNAGKEQYILPYFISGHPGCTLADAVELAEYIRDNRLYTEQVQDFTPTPMTRSTCMYATGIDPATMEPVHVPKGREKQIQRALLQYRDPKNRSLVIEGLKAAGREDLIGTTWQCLVQRAGGVRGELTGRKR from the coding sequence ATGATCCCGCAGCCCGCATTCCTCCCCATGACGCCTGAAGAGGCGAAAGCCCTCGGCATCTCAGAGTTTGACGTGATTCTCATCTCGGGCGACGCCTATGTCGACCACCCTTCCTTCGGGACGGCCGTCATTGGGAGAGTGCTCTGGGAAGCGGGCTACACCGTCGGGATCATCGCCCAGCCCGACTGGACACGCCCCGAAGACTTCCTGCGCCTCGGCCGGCCGCGCCTCTTCTTCGGGATATCGTCGGGGAACGTCGACTCCATGGTCAACGCCTTCACCCCGAACAAGAAACGACGGAGCTCTGACGCCTATTCTCCGGGGGGGAAACTGAAACGACCGGAGAGGGCAGTGATCGTCTACGCCAATAAGGTCAGGTCCCTCTTTCCCGGCACCCCGATCGTGATCGGCGGTATTGAGGCAAGCCTCCGCCGGTTCGCCCACTATGATTACTGGTCAGAGAGCGTGCGGGGATCGATCCTGGCCGACGCCCCTGCTGACGTCCTGGTCTACGGTATGGGCGAGCGGCAGATGGAGGAGATTGCGGCACGGTGCGCGGCCGGGCAGAGCCTCAGGGGGATCAGAGGGACGGCGGTCGGGATCCCTCCTGCCGAATGGCGCGAGATCGATCAGAGCGGCTACGCCGTCATCCCCGGCTTTCCCGGGGTCAGGGAGAGTCCGGAGGCGTATGCGCGGGCCTTCGCCCTCCATGCAGCAGAGCAGGACCCGGTGCGGGGGAAGACTGTCGTCCAGACCCACCCCAAGACGGTGATCGTCCAGTATCCCCCGGCCCTCCCGCTCTCCCCTGCCGAACTCGACCGGGTCTACGAACTCCCGTACGCCCGCGCCGCCCACCCCTCGTACCGCGAGCCTGTTCCGGCCCTCGAACCGGTGCGCTTCTCGATCACCACCCACCGCGGCTGTTTCGGCTCCTGTTCGTTCTGCGCCCTCACCCACCACCAGGGGCGGATCATCCAGAGCCGGAGCCAGGCCTCGATCGTCGCCGAAGCCCGGCGCCTCGCACGGATGCGCGGATTTGGCGGGACCATCCAGGACGTCGGCGGCCCTACCGCGGACATGTACGGCCTCTTCTGCCCGCAGTGGGAGACGAAAGGCGCCTGCCCTGACCGCCGCTGCAGCCCGGAATGTCCGAACCTGCAGACCTCGCATGCCCGGCAGGTCAGGCTGCTCAGGGAGCTCAGGGAGATCCCCGGGGTAAAGCGAGTGTTCATCGCCTCCGGGATCCGTTTCGACCTGGCACTGGCCGACGACGCCGGTTACCTCGAGGAGGTCTGCGCCCACCACGTCTCAGGCCACCTCAAGGTCGCCCCAGAACACGTCGCCGCCGGGGTGACCAGACTGATGAACAAGCCCGGCAGGGAGATATTCGACAGGTTCAGGGAGCGGTATGCAGAAGCAAGCCGGAACGCCGGAAAAGAGCAGTACATCCTCCCGTACTTCATCTCCGGTCACCCGGGATGCACCCTTGCCGACGCCGTCGAACTCGCCGAATACATCAGGGACAACCGCCTGTACACCGAGCAGGTGCAGGACTTCACCCCGACGCCGATGACGCGCTCCACCTGCATGTACGCCACCGGCATCGACCCTGCCACCATGGAACCGGTCCATGTCCCCAAGGGGAGGGAAAAGCAGATACAGCGGGCGCTCCTCCAGTATCGCGATCCAAAAAACCGCAGCCTCGTCATCGAGGGGCTGAAAGCGGCCGGGCGCGAGGACCTGATCGGGACGACATGGCAGTGCCTGGTGCAGAGGGCAGGCGGCGTCCGGGGGGAGCTGACCGGAAGAAAGAGGTGA
- a CDS encoding ABC transporter ATP-binding protein translates to MIEVRGLTFTYPGAPAPALRGIDLTVRPGELVLVTGPTGAGKTTLCRAVAGILTHEYGGRIEGSIRIAGRNAGDYQGMEEIAGAIGMVFDDADAQLIFSTVGEEIRSACAEGTDIGEILDCFRLSRHSEQAPHTLSGGEKQRTVLAAAVAGGRPALILDEPAAELDPASAGRIAAILADMKGEGRAILLVENTPGAFCEIADRVIRLEAGRIAGPAPQAPEETRAAIVPPTGEPVVRIAGLTHRYGAGFALRGIDLLIRAGEFVAVTGENGSGKTTLIRHLNGLLKPDGGSVEVCGMDTRRHPVHALARKVGLVFQNPDTMLFEETAEREVAFGARNAGVPDPEGSVRSALMAVGLLDRKDTYPRHLSRGERQRLAVACVLAMGPEVIVLDEPTTGLSPDEAGIVMDHLRRLQDTGVTVIMVTHDHALARRYADRIITMEGGAIMTDGPAGGETTCRRSSSTETATASSTG, encoded by the coding sequence ATGATCGAGGTCAGAGGCCTCACCTTCACCTATCCGGGAGCGCCGGCCCCCGCCCTCAGGGGGATCGACCTCACCGTCAGGCCGGGCGAACTGGTGCTTGTCACCGGACCGACCGGCGCCGGCAAGACCACCCTCTGCCGGGCGGTGGCTGGCATCCTTACCCATGAGTACGGCGGCCGGATCGAGGGCTCGATCAGGATTGCCGGCAGGAATGCAGGAGACTACCAGGGCATGGAGGAGATCGCAGGGGCGATCGGCATGGTCTTCGACGACGCCGACGCCCAGCTCATCTTCTCCACCGTGGGGGAGGAGATCAGGTCGGCCTGCGCAGAGGGGACGGACATCGGAGAGATCCTGGACTGCTTCCGCCTCAGCCGACACAGCGAACAGGCGCCCCACACCCTCTCAGGCGGCGAAAAGCAACGGACCGTTCTCGCCGCGGCGGTTGCAGGGGGCCGCCCGGCCCTGATCCTCGACGAACCTGCAGCCGAACTCGACCCTGCCAGTGCCGGGCGCATCGCGGCGATCCTTGCAGACATGAAAGGCGAGGGACGGGCAATCCTCCTGGTAGAGAACACGCCCGGCGCATTCTGCGAGATCGCCGACCGTGTGATCAGGCTCGAGGCCGGACGCATCGCCGGACCGGCGCCCCAGGCGCCTGAAGAGACGAGGGCGGCCATCGTCCCGCCCACCGGCGAGCCCGTCGTCAGGATCGCCGGCCTCACCCACCGCTACGGCGCGGGCTTCGCCCTCAGGGGGATCGACCTCCTCATCAGGGCGGGCGAGTTCGTCGCCGTCACCGGCGAGAACGGTTCGGGCAAGACCACCCTGATCCGCCACCTCAACGGACTGTTGAAACCTGACGGCGGTTCGGTCGAAGTCTGCGGCATGGACACCCGGCGCCACCCGGTCCACGCCCTCGCCCGGAAGGTAGGGCTCGTCTTCCAGAACCCGGACACCATGCTCTTCGAGGAGACGGCAGAGCGAGAGGTCGCCTTCGGGGCGCGCAACGCCGGCGTACCTGACCCGGAAGGCTCGGTCAGGTCGGCCCTCATGGCCGTCGGTCTCCTCGACCGAAAAGACACCTATCCCCGCCACCTCTCGCGGGGGGAGCGGCAGCGCCTCGCCGTCGCCTGCGTGCTCGCCATGGGGCCGGAGGTGATCGTCCTCGACGAACCGACCACCGGGCTCTCGCCGGACGAGGCCGGGATCGTCATGGACCACCTGCGGCGCCTGCAGGATACGGGCGTGACCGTGATCATGGTCACCCACGACCATGCCCTCGCCCGGCGCTACGCCGACCGGATCATCACAATGGAAGGGGGAGCAATCATGACGGACGGACCGGCAGGAGGTGAGACGACATGCAGGAGATCTTCCAGTACAGAAACGGCAACAGCATCCTCCACCGGATGA
- a CDS encoding energy-coupling factor transporter transmembrane component T family protein, whose product MQEIFQYRNGNSILHRMNPITKIAGVTAVVILAVLSADPAFLAGMTAAILALGIAGGFGRDLLRQVPLLAFLGGFLILITVLTLQIGDVILDGPIVVTAGAVSFGLALALRFCAMIFAFQVLVATTMPTALVGALRTLKFPADYALMALIALRFIPHLQIEGKKIQEAQAARGFSPGGGIGGKVRGLVPVLVPLIANALGKAEVIGLTIDLRGLRTRLSASGTRTFGRPDLLLVAGISGLAMCFCALTLIG is encoded by the coding sequence ATGCAGGAGATCTTCCAGTACAGAAACGGCAACAGCATCCTCCACCGGATGAACCCGATCACCAAGATCGCAGGTGTAACGGCGGTCGTCATTCTTGCCGTCCTCTCTGCAGACCCGGCCTTCCTGGCCGGCATGACCGCAGCCATCCTTGCCCTCGGCATCGCGGGCGGCTTCGGGCGGGATCTGCTCCGGCAGGTCCCCCTTCTCGCCTTCCTCGGGGGTTTCCTCATCCTGATCACCGTCCTCACCCTCCAGATCGGGGACGTGATCCTGGACGGGCCAATCGTTGTCACCGCAGGCGCCGTCTCGTTCGGCCTTGCCCTTGCTCTGCGCTTCTGCGCCATGATCTTCGCCTTCCAGGTGCTGGTGGCGACGACGATGCCGACCGCACTCGTGGGCGCCCTCAGGACGCTGAAGTTCCCGGCCGACTATGCCCTGATGGCCCTGATCGCCCTGCGGTTCATCCCGCACCTCCAGATCGAGGGAAAGAAGATCCAGGAGGCCCAGGCGGCGCGGGGCTTCTCTCCAGGCGGGGGCATCGGCGGAAAGGTGCGCGGCCTGGTCCCGGTGCTCGTCCCGCTCATCGCAAATGCGCTCGGAAAGGCCGAGGTAATCGGCCTGACCATCGATCTGCGGGGGCTGCGCACGCGGCTCTCCGCATCAGGAACCCGCACCTTCGGCCGGCCCGACCTCCTTCTCGTCGCCGGCATCTCGGGCCTTGCCATGTGCTTCTGCGCCCTCACCCTGATCGGGTGA